Below is a genomic region from Streptomyces ferrugineus.
CCGAGGCGGCCGGCGGTGCCGGCGCCCGCGTACAGGAGTCGGCCGCCGCGTGCCATCCGTTCCGCGACGGCGTCGATCGCGGCGGCGATCTCGGGGAGGCGGGCGGCGACGGCGGCGGGCACGGAGGCGTCCTCGCCGTTCATGAGCCGGGCGATGTCGAGGGTGGGGAGCTGGTCGATCTCGGCGAGTTCGGGGCGGAACGCCTCGGTGGTCAGGGTCTCCAACTCGGCACGCAGATCACGGGGGTTGGATGTCGAGGTCATGAGAGACGGCTCTTTCTGATGTGCTGTGTCCGGTCCGACCTGCTATCGGCGATGCCGGTGGGCCAGTGCCTCGTAAGACGCGGCCAGCGCCGGCGCCGCCGTCTCGTAGGTCCGCTGGGCGACCCCGACGAACAGACAGTCCACCACCAGCAACTGGCTGGTCCGCGACGACATCGCCGCCGGCCGCAGCTCACTCTCCCGCGCGGTGGACGTCGTGAGGATGTGGTCGGCGTACTGGGTGACCGCCCCGTCCGGGCGTCCGGTGATGGCGACCGTCGTGGCCCCGTGCTCGAACGCGACCCGCAGTGGCTCGATGACATCGCCGGTCGTCCCGGAGTGCGTGATCGCGATGGCCACGTCACCGGCCCGCAGCTGCACCGCGTTCGTCACGGCGAGATGCGGATCGCTGTGGGCGTGGGCTATCAGCCCTATCCGCAGCAGCTTCTGCGTCAGGTCCTGGGCGACCAGCCCCGACGCCCCGACGCCGTACACATCGATACGGCGGGCCCCGGCGGCGGCCGACACCGCGGCACCGAGCTGGACCGTGTCGAGTCCGGCCGCCGTGTCCGCGAGGGTCTGCTGCTCGTCGTACGCGAGTTTCGTGACGACGTCCGCGATGGGGTCGTCCACCGCGATGTCGGTCGTGATGGCCGGGGCGCGGCCCGACTGCTGCTGGGCGGCGAGGCCGGCGAGGGCGAGGCGCAGATCGCGGTAGCCGGGGTAGCCGAGAAGGCGGGCGGTGCGTACGACCGTGGCCTCGCTGGTGCCGGTGAGCTCGGCGAGGCCGGTGACCGTGAGGGCCGCGCAGCCCGCCGGGTCGTTCGCGACCGCTTCGGCGACGCGCTGCATGGAGCGGGTCATCGACGGTGCGAGCGTGCGGACCTTGGCCGCGAGGGCGGCGGGCGCCGGTGCCGTGCTCGCCCGGCCGAAAGTTTCCTTCACTTCATGGGTCACCCTTGAAAGGTATTTTCAGATCCGAGGTGTGGTCAAGGGTGCGCACAATAGGAGCATGGAACCTGTAAGTCCGCTCAGCCCGCTGGAGCAGGCGCTGCACACCGCCCGCGCCCTCGTGCTCGCCGACCTGGTCGCGGGCGAGGTCGCCGAGGCGGACGTGGTGTCGTTGGTCGAGGAGTCGGTCGTACAGCGACGCTGGTGGGTGGAGCAGTGGCCGGACGGTGTCGAGTACGTGGCCGGGCTGGTCGCCCAGGACGTCCAGGACGCGCTGCTGGACAAGTACGGCCGCTGGCCGCTGTGCCCGGTGTGCGGAGCCGGCGACCCGCACGCGCTGGAGGTCGAGCCGGAGCTCGGGCCCGATCCGCACTGGGTGTGCCACAAGGCGGGCG
It encodes:
- a CDS encoding MurR/RpiR family transcriptional regulator, which encodes MTHEVKETFGRASTAPAPAALAAKVRTLAPSMTRSMQRVAEAVANDPAGCAALTVTGLAELTGTSEATVVRTARLLGYPGYRDLRLALAGLAAQQQSGRAPAITTDIAVDDPIADVVTKLAYDEQQTLADTAAGLDTVQLGAAVSAAAGARRIDVYGVGASGLVAQDLTQKLLRIGLIAHAHSDPHLAVTNAVQLRAGDVAIAITHSGTTGDVIEPLRVAFEHGATTVAITGRPDGAVTQYADHILTTSTARESELRPAAMSSRTSQLLVVDCLFVGVAQRTYETAAPALAASYEALAHRHRR